One part of the Meleagris gallopavo isolate NT-WF06-2002-E0010 breed Aviagen turkey brand Nicholas breeding stock chromosome 20, Turkey_5.1, whole genome shotgun sequence genome encodes these proteins:
- the CSNK1D gene encoding casein kinase I isoform X2, whose translation MELRVGNRYRLGRKIGSGSFGDIYLGTDIAAGEEVAIKLECVKTKHPQLHIESKIYKMMQGGVGIPTIKWCGAEGDYNVMVMELLGPSLEDLFNFCSRKFSLKTVLLLADQMISRIEYIHSKNFIHRDVKPDNFLMGLGKKGNLVYIIDFGLAKKYRDARTHQHIPYRENKNLTGTARYASINTHLGIEQSRRDDLESLGYVLMYFNLGSLPWQGLKAATKRQKYERISEKKMSTPIEVLCKGYPSEFATYLNFCRSLRFDDKPDYSYLRQLFRNLFHRQGFSYDYVFDWNMLKFGASRGAEDAERERREREERLRHTRNPAVRGLPSTASGRLRGTQDVAPPTPLTPTSHAANTSPRPVSGMERERKVSMRLHRGAPVNVSSSDLTGRQDTSRMSTSQNSIPFEHHGK comes from the exons ATGGAGCTGAGGGTTGGGAACAGGTACCGGCTGGGCCGGAAGATCGGGAGCGGCTCCTTCGGCGACATTTACCTGG gaACTGATattgctgctggagaggaggtTGCAATTAAGCTGGAATGTGTGAAAACCAAACATCCTCAACTCCACATCGAGAGTAAAATCTACAAAATGATGCAGGGTGGAG tggGTATCCCCACTATTAAGTGGTGTGGTGCTGAAGGGGATTACAATGTCATGgtgatggagctgctgggacCGAGTCTTGAAGACCTCTTCAACTTTTGTTCAAGGAAATTTAGTCTCAAGACAGTGTTGTTACTTGCTGACCAAATG ATCAGTCGAATTGAATATATTCACTCTAAGAATTTCATCCACCGAGATGTGAAGCCAGACAACTTCCTAATGGGCCTGGGGAAGAAAGGCAATCTTGTCTACATCATAGACTTTGGATTAGCAAAGAAGTATCGGGATGCCCGAACTCACCAACATATCCCATATCGTGAGAACAAAAACCTAACAGGAACTGCCCGTTATGCATCCATCAACACTCATCTTGGAATTG AGCAATCTCGCAGAGATGACTTGGAGTCCTTGGGCTATGTACTGATGTATTTTAACCTGGGCTCCCTCCCCTGGCAGGGACTGAAAGCAGCAACAAAGAGACAGAAATACGAACGtatcagtgaaaagaaaatgtctacACCCATTGAGGTTTTGTGTAAAGGATATCCTT CTGAATTTGCCACGTACTTGAACTTCTGCCGTTCTCTTCGTTTTGATGACAAACCTGACTATTCTTACCTAAGGCAGTTATTCAGAAACCTCTTCCACCGACAAGGCTTCTCCTATGACTATGTGTTTGACTGGAACATGCTGAAATTT GGTGCAAGCAGAGGGGCTGAAGATGCTGAACGTGAAAGGAGAGAAcgagaggagaggctgaggcaTACACGGAACCCAGCTGTGCGTGGATTGCCCTCCACTGCTTCTGGCAGGCTGAGGGGAACACAAGATGTAGCTCCTCCTACTCCTCTTACCCCAACTTCACATGCTG CCAACACATCTCCTCGACCAGTGTCTGGTATGGAACGAGAAAGAAAAGTGAGTATGAGGTTGCACCGTGGTGCCCCTGTCAATGTTTCATCGTCTGACTTAACGGGCCGACAAGACACCTCTC
- the CSNK1D gene encoding casein kinase I isoform X1, whose protein sequence is MELRVGNRYRLGRKIGSGSFGDIYLGTDIAAGEEVAIKLECVKTKHPQLHIESKIYKMMQGGVGIPTIKWCGAEGDYNVMVMELLGPSLEDLFNFCSRKFSLKTVLLLADQMISRIEYIHSKNFIHRDVKPDNFLMGLGKKGNLVYIIDFGLAKKYRDARTHQHIPYRENKNLTGTARYASINTHLGIEQSRRDDLESLGYVLMYFNLGSLPWQGLKAATKRQKYERISEKKMSTPIEVLCKGYPSEFATYLNFCRSLRFDDKPDYSYLRQLFRNLFHRQGFSYDYVFDWNMLKFGASRGAEDAERERREREERLRHTRNPAVRGLPSTASGRLRGTQDVAPPTPLTPTSHAANTSPRPVSGMERERKVSMRLHRGAPVNVSSSDLTGRQDTSRMSTSQIPARVTTGVLQSTVHR, encoded by the exons ATGGAGCTGAGGGTTGGGAACAGGTACCGGCTGGGCCGGAAGATCGGGAGCGGCTCCTTCGGCGACATTTACCTGG gaACTGATattgctgctggagaggaggtTGCAATTAAGCTGGAATGTGTGAAAACCAAACATCCTCAACTCCACATCGAGAGTAAAATCTACAAAATGATGCAGGGTGGAG tggGTATCCCCACTATTAAGTGGTGTGGTGCTGAAGGGGATTACAATGTCATGgtgatggagctgctgggacCGAGTCTTGAAGACCTCTTCAACTTTTGTTCAAGGAAATTTAGTCTCAAGACAGTGTTGTTACTTGCTGACCAAATG ATCAGTCGAATTGAATATATTCACTCTAAGAATTTCATCCACCGAGATGTGAAGCCAGACAACTTCCTAATGGGCCTGGGGAAGAAAGGCAATCTTGTCTACATCATAGACTTTGGATTAGCAAAGAAGTATCGGGATGCCCGAACTCACCAACATATCCCATATCGTGAGAACAAAAACCTAACAGGAACTGCCCGTTATGCATCCATCAACACTCATCTTGGAATTG AGCAATCTCGCAGAGATGACTTGGAGTCCTTGGGCTATGTACTGATGTATTTTAACCTGGGCTCCCTCCCCTGGCAGGGACTGAAAGCAGCAACAAAGAGACAGAAATACGAACGtatcagtgaaaagaaaatgtctacACCCATTGAGGTTTTGTGTAAAGGATATCCTT CTGAATTTGCCACGTACTTGAACTTCTGCCGTTCTCTTCGTTTTGATGACAAACCTGACTATTCTTACCTAAGGCAGTTATTCAGAAACCTCTTCCACCGACAAGGCTTCTCCTATGACTATGTGTTTGACTGGAACATGCTGAAATTT GGTGCAAGCAGAGGGGCTGAAGATGCTGAACGTGAAAGGAGAGAAcgagaggagaggctgaggcaTACACGGAACCCAGCTGTGCGTGGATTGCCCTCCACTGCTTCTGGCAGGCTGAGGGGAACACAAGATGTAGCTCCTCCTACTCCTCTTACCCCAACTTCACATGCTG CCAACACATCTCCTCGACCAGTGTCTGGTATGGAACGAGAAAGAAAAGTGAGTATGAGGTTGCACCGTGGTGCCCCTGTCAATGTTTCATCGTCTGACTTAACGGGCCGACAAGACACCTCTC